CAAGCAGAGCAAATGATCAAAGAGTGGAATGTATCAGACGCAGAAAAGAAGAAACGTATCGCTGAAAGTTTAGCCGGACCTGCTATGAACACTATTAGGTCATTGACCCCAGCACCCAATTTGACAGTACGTGATTACCTTGATGCCCTTGAGGGTTCGTATGGCACAAGACTTACACCTGCCGAGTCTTTGAAGGCATTTCAGTCGTGTTATCAGAAAGAAGAATGGTCACATTCTCAGTATTTGCAGGAATTACAGACTCTGTTGCGACGAGCAATACGACAAGGCAGTGTCAAAGAGTATGAGGCCGATTACCTTCGCCTGAAACAGTTCACCGATGGAGTGTTGTACAATGAAAGCCACTTGTCATCGCTGCAACTCGACACGAAGCTCAACCAACCGCCAGGTTACATCGAGTTAATGCAGATGGTAAGGAAGGAGGAAGCACGTCAAGAAGAGAAAGCTAAGAACAGAGCCCATAAGGGGACAACACCGAGTGCCAGTACGAATTACACCGCTGTCTGTGATAGTTTTGAAGCAACCGCAACATCGGCACCAGTGGCAAAGCAAACATTGGATAAGTAGGATATACAGCAAGTAGTTCAGCAGGTAATGGATCAGATGATGAAAGGAAACGACAACCAGTCACCCACACAGCCAGCCTCGAGTAACACCTGGTCGACGCCCCTTACGAAAATAGTCTGTAGATATTCAATTGAACTCTGATATtctatagaaattctgtatattatatggaaatctgatgaaaatatgcttccattgaaattcattgaaaattttcaatacaattctgtagaaaaatttaaattttatagaattttaatgtgtatagaaactttaaattctattgaagtttgctgataattttctgtagaaaatctgcagaaattaaacatatttttaatgGAATTTTTCAGTTCCATAgcttttgtggaaattttttttctgtttttttttccccacagtttacactgtttcagacttaagttcatgtttttgcatgttggcATGAGCTTTGATAAGAACTCAGTGACATATATATAGCTGGTTTCAATATGGAAAAGGTAGTGACATATACCTATGGAGAGTTCTAAGCACATTCTCGTGTaccctttaattctgaaaagttattttcatttacacacacGTGCCAGGAAAATGTATACAGTTTCAATTGTACCATATTCCTTTTGCCATTGCTTTCgtacatttcatgactgtacacagaccaacctgactctctttgttagatcctaggtcaagtgagctgacctgtgcctttgctttgttatgcaaatagtttcctgcctttacaatgcgctgattacataatagtgtagccacgcattattcatttgaacttgaggcagtccacagtgcacatggctcttatgaaaagtactaaagttcaactccaaattccatggaaaattaggatccaaggtccattagcaagattctaacagtgttatggagaagggagctcactaatatgtcacaactgtaaggatccacattgcagcatcaactgaaaATTACGTGAGTTAAGATACACAACACTTTAATTATGCACTTGGCTGAGTTGACAACTCAAAACTGCTAGACTGGAGaggtaggccttgcattcatatgtgtaggttgctttatattttgtagtccctgtatgtttcatcaagtttcgaacgattgttaatcataattcttttagaaataaactacatgtttataatttacttgctgcctgattttttgtgagttttgcagtaATTCCTTGCATTGGTATCTATGGCAATATCATACGGTGGTACTCCTTACTTAATAAAGTTTAACACATATTGTTGTCTTActttctaagagattgaacttgtataagacaaacaaacttctgtaaaagagtgcagaaattaaatatagttttacagaaattctacataaACATTCTGTAGAATGTGGTATAAATTCAAATAGTGCTACAGATATTCTGTAGAACGTGTATCGAATTtacatagaaattctgtaaattctacagaaatgatacagaaattctgttgaatttctacagggggccaaaactccattaaactccgttaatttccataaaggttcagtagaatttctgtagaaattctgtatcactttaattgaattttgtcatcaatttcaatagaatttctacagaaaattttcataaggggCCAACTAGTCAGCAACGACCACGTCAGCAAAATCGCAGGAGAGAGAGCAGAACCAGTCCCAAGTGTCGACACCAGCTTCCACCCCAACACCAGAAACGTCGACATCAGCAACGGAGTCGTTGAGTTCTAACCCAGCGGGATCTGATATGTTCAAGAAATTGAACTTTTGCTTTAATTGTGGTTTGGACGGACATACGGAGaagaaatgtttcagaaagGATAATCCAGACCTACAGTTGGTCAAGCAGAAGTTCGCACGAGCATTTTTTGAGTCGAAGGGAAACTACCGGGGACACCCACAGTAGAGGGGCCAGTGGATGTCCAAGAAGAGTGTAGCCCCAGTAATACACATGAAGAAAGgaaagacaaaattgaaaacattgcaCAAGTAAACGAACACTCCGTAGCCAGTAAACCACTACCCGAAGGGCTGGTAGGCGATAGTATGACTACAGAAGTGTTCGTCGATGGAATCAGTTGCCAGTGTTTACTTGACAGTGGTTCCCAAGTCACCCTCATTTCGCGCTCGTTTTATGACCGACACCTGTCTCACTGCCGCCTCAAGCCAATTGAAGACTTGGTAGTACGTGGTGCAGGTGATCAAGTGGTTCCGTACTATGGGTATATTACAGTATCTATTCGGTTCCCTAAGGAAGTAGCTGGAGTGGAGGAGACTTGTGAAACACTTGCGTTAGTTACCCCAGACCGTGACCAAAGTGGAGACGTACCAGTGATTTGTGGTACCAACACTAGTATATTTCGTAATATGGCCCATAGATGTAAAGAAATAGCGGGAAAGCATTACTTGAAGAAGTTACCGATGGCAGCCCTCTTCACCGAAGCATACAAGAGGATAGATGCCTTTGACAAGTGTGGCCATGATGGACGGATCAGCCCTGTTAGGCTAGCAGGGAGGAGACCCGTTACTATACCAAGTGGAAAGACAATGCCATTGACATGTATAGGAAGAGGAATAATTGGATTGCCAGAAACTACCGTGTTGGTGGAAACCCCATCCCATCACCACACCCCAGGAGgattgataataaagagcagtgTCACCACCCTCCTACCAGGGAGTACCCAACGAGTGAAAGTCATTGTGCATAATGATACCAGACATAACATAACCCTCATGCCAAGACGTGTTGTTGCGGACTTAGTCTTACCAGAATGGGTGCGGCCCATACAACCCAGTGAACTTATACCTGAACCAGAACAAAAGGGCTCTGAGGGGAATACTGAGTGTGGCAGTTACCAAACGAAAGTGACAGCACAGGACAGTGCTGACAAGACAGAAAATGAAGCGGACTTCATTGTGGACTTTGGTGACTCCCCGCTTAGTTATGAGGACAAGGTCAGAATCAATGAGAAGCTAAAGCAACGACGGCATGTGTTTTCGCAACATG
The genomic region above belongs to Ptychodera flava strain L36383 unplaced genomic scaffold, AS_Pfla_20210202 Scaffold_43__1_contigs__length_1316584_pilon, whole genome shotgun sequence and contains:
- the LOC139128085 gene encoding paraneoplastic antigen Ma2-like, which encodes MEKLVTNLQPRTNESGWYRKLRVFSGRLPVPVNEDDYESWAEQAEQMIKEWNVSDAEKKKRIAESLAGPAMNTIRSLTPAPNLTVRDYLDALEGSYGTRLTPAESLKAFQSCYQKEEWSHSQYLQELQTLLRRAIRQGSVKEYEADYLRLKQFTDGVLYNESHLSSLQLDTKLNQPPGYIELMQMVRKEEARQEEKAKNRAHKGTTPSASTNYTAVCDSFEATATSAPVAKQTLDK